The proteins below are encoded in one region of Sulfitobacter sp. SK012:
- the gmd gene encoding GDP-mannose 4,6-dehydratase gives MKKALITGVTGQDGSYLAEFLLAKGYEVHGIKRRASLFNTQRIDHIYQDPHVNNAHFKLHYGDLTDTSNLTRILSEVQPDEVYNLGAQSHVAVSFEAPEYTADVDGIGTLRLLEAIRFLDMEKTTRFYQASTSELYGLVQETPQTETTPFHPRSPYAVAKMYAYWITVNYREAYGMYACNGILFNHESPRRGETFVTRKITRGLCNIGQGLEKCLYMGNIDALRDWGHAKDYVRMQWMMLQQDTPEDFVIATGKQYSVREFITWSAAELGLELEFNGTGVDETATVAKITGDNAPALKVGDVVLKIDPNYFRPAEVETLLGDPTKAKEKLGWVPEITTQEMCTEMVASDLKTAKRHALLKEHGFDLPVSVE, from the coding sequence ATGAAAAAAGCACTTATTACCGGCGTCACAGGGCAGGATGGCTCTTATTTGGCAGAGTTTCTGTTGGCCAAAGGGTATGAGGTCCACGGGATCAAACGGCGGGCATCGCTGTTCAACACTCAGCGGATTGACCACATCTATCAGGATCCGCACGTCAACAACGCGCATTTCAAGCTGCATTACGGTGATCTGACTGATACGTCGAACCTGACACGTATTCTTAGCGAAGTGCAGCCAGACGAGGTCTATAACCTGGGTGCGCAAAGCCATGTTGCTGTGAGCTTTGAAGCTCCGGAATATACTGCGGATGTCGATGGCATTGGGACATTGCGCCTGCTTGAAGCGATCCGGTTCCTTGACATGGAGAAGACGACGCGCTTCTATCAGGCCTCCACGTCCGAGCTTTACGGTCTTGTTCAAGAAACGCCGCAGACCGAAACTACGCCGTTCCACCCGCGCAGCCCCTATGCTGTGGCGAAAATGTACGCCTATTGGATCACTGTAAACTACCGTGAAGCCTACGGAATGTATGCCTGCAATGGCATCTTGTTTAACCACGAGAGCCCCCGGCGCGGTGAGACTTTTGTGACCCGCAAGATTACGCGCGGCCTGTGTAATATTGGGCAAGGCCTCGAAAAGTGTCTCTATATGGGCAACATCGATGCCTTACGCGATTGGGGTCACGCCAAAGACTATGTACGGATGCAGTGGATGATGCTGCAGCAAGATACTCCTGAAGATTTTGTCATCGCGACCGGAAAGCAGTATTCGGTGCGCGAGTTCATCACTTGGTCGGCTGCTGAATTAGGTCTTGAGTTGGAATTTAACGGCACCGGCGTGGACGAGACAGCAACCGTCGCCAAGATCACCGGCGACAACGCGCCAGCCCTGAAGGTCGGCGACGTGGTGCTGAAAATTGACCCAAATTATTTCCGCCCAGCTGAAGTCGAAACGCTGTTGGGCGATCCGACAAAAGCCAAGGAAAAGCTGGGCTGGGTCCCAGAAATCACCACGCAAGAGATGTGCACCGAGATGGTCGCATCCGATCTCAAAACTGCCAAGCGTCACGCCTTGCTCAAAGAGCATGGGTTTGATTTGCCCGTTAGCGTCGAATAG
- the fcl gene encoding GDP-L-fucose synthase — MTKIYIAGHRGMVGTAIKRRLETRRADGEALELITATHAELDLTDQVQVRDFMNANKPDIVILAAAKVGGIHANNTYPADFIYENLMIQSNVIHQAHSAGVQRLLQLGSSCIYPKGASQPMREDALLTGTLEPTNEPYAVAKIAGIKLCESYNRQHGTDYRSVMPTNLYGPGDNFHPENSHVLPALMRRFHEAEASGAEEVIIWGSGTPRREFLHVDDMAEASLFVLDLDRATYDANTEPMLSHINVGSGTDISILELAKMVAKVTGYTGTITTDPSKPDGTLRKLMDVSRLANMGWRARIDLQDGIRETYAWFNEQSENTLRAK, encoded by the coding sequence ATGACCAAAATCTACATCGCAGGGCATCGCGGCATGGTAGGCACCGCCATCAAGCGCAGGCTGGAAACGCGCCGCGCAGACGGCGAAGCGCTTGAATTGATCACAGCCACCCACGCAGAATTGGACCTGACCGATCAGGTTCAGGTGCGGGATTTTATGAACGCAAATAAGCCAGATATTGTCATTCTGGCCGCCGCAAAGGTGGGCGGCATTCACGCAAACAACACCTACCCTGCTGATTTCATTTATGAAAATTTGATGATTCAGTCCAACGTGATACATCAAGCGCACAGCGCCGGGGTTCAGCGTCTGTTACAACTGGGCTCAAGCTGTATCTATCCCAAGGGCGCGTCTCAGCCGATGCGCGAAGACGCGTTATTAACTGGCACGTTGGAACCCACGAACGAGCCTTACGCGGTTGCAAAAATCGCGGGGATCAAGCTTTGTGAAAGCTATAACCGTCAACATGGAACGGACTATCGTTCTGTGATGCCCACCAATCTTTATGGGCCTGGCGACAACTTCCACCCTGAAAACAGCCATGTTCTTCCTGCGTTGATGCGCCGCTTCCATGAAGCTGAGGCCAGTGGTGCAGAAGAGGTTATAATCTGGGGTTCAGGCACCCCGCGCCGGGAATTCCTTCACGTGGACGACATGGCGGAAGCGTCATTGTTTGTGCTGGACCTCGACAGAGCAACCTATGATGCAAACACCGAGCCGATGCTCAGCCACATTAATGTCGGCTCTGGCACGGATATTTCAATCCTTGAGCTGGCAAAAATGGTTGCAAAGGTTACGGGCTACACCGGGACCATCACCACAGACCCCAGCAAGCCAGATGGCACATTGCGTAAACTCATGGACGTGTCGCGCCTTGCAAATATGGGCTGGCGCGCGCGCATCGATCTTCAGGACGGCATCCGAGAGACCTATGCTTGGTTCAACGAACAGTCGGAAAATACGCTTCGGGCGAAATAA
- a CDS encoding mannose-1-phosphate guanylyltransferase/mannose-6-phosphate isomerase — protein sequence MIVPVLLCGGSGTRLWPLSRKSYPKQFARLMGDESLFQASARRLTGDGFAAPLILTGDPFRFIVTEQMAAIEQSPQAILIEPEGRNTAPAVLAAALWLARTDPEALMLVAPSDHVIAQTPLFLEAVQAAVPRAEAGDLVTFGITPARAETGYGYLELAAGADANAVSPQPLARFVEKPDAAQAQEMLDAGNFLWNAGIFLFSAKAIIAAYQAHSPNLMDGVQASLDESQTDLGFTRLAAEPWSQIEDISIDYAIMERADNLAVMPYAHSWSDLGGWDAVWREAGPDDNGNVCSDHATAIDCDNSLLRSESDNVEVVGIGLNDVVVVATSDAVLVAHKSQAQRVKEAVTALKARGVTQADQFPIDHRPWGWFESLVIGERFQVKRIVVHPGASLSLQSHHHRSEHWIVVQGTARVTVDKDVKLVSENQSVYIPLGAVHRMENPGKVPMVLIEVQTGSYLGEDDIIRYEDIYARGQGAKG from the coding sequence ATGATTGTTCCTGTTCTTCTATGTGGCGGCTCCGGCACACGGCTCTGGCCCTTGTCGCGGAAATCCTATCCGAAACAATTTGCCCGGTTGATGGGCGATGAAAGCCTGTTTCAGGCCTCAGCCCGGCGGTTGACCGGAGATGGCTTTGCCGCCCCTCTGATCCTAACGGGTGATCCGTTCCGCTTTATCGTGACTGAACAGATGGCGGCGATTGAACAATCCCCGCAGGCGATCCTGATTGAACCAGAGGGCCGCAATACCGCCCCCGCGGTTCTGGCCGCCGCCCTATGGTTGGCGCGCACAGACCCTGAGGCGTTGATGCTGGTGGCACCGTCCGATCACGTGATTGCACAAACACCGTTGTTTCTTGAGGCAGTCCAAGCAGCAGTACCTCGAGCTGAGGCTGGTGATCTGGTGACGTTTGGCATCACGCCAGCGCGTGCCGAAACAGGCTATGGATATCTCGAATTGGCCGCTGGAGCGGATGCAAATGCCGTTAGCCCCCAACCACTGGCGCGCTTTGTGGAAAAACCTGACGCCGCGCAGGCGCAAGAAATGCTCGATGCTGGGAATTTCCTGTGGAACGCGGGAATTTTTCTATTCTCTGCCAAGGCGATCATTGCGGCCTATCAAGCGCATTCACCAAATCTGATGGATGGCGTGCAAGCATCACTTGATGAATCACAAACTGATTTGGGTTTTACCCGCCTAGCGGCAGAGCCTTGGAGTCAGATCGAAGATATTTCAATCGACTACGCGATTATGGAAAGGGCCGATAATTTGGCCGTTATGCCATATGCGCACAGCTGGTCCGATCTAGGGGGCTGGGATGCTGTCTGGCGCGAGGCAGGGCCAGATGACAACGGCAATGTTTGTTCGGACCACGCAACGGCAATTGATTGTGACAACTCGCTGCTCCGGTCAGAGTCTGACAATGTTGAAGTTGTAGGCATCGGGCTGAATGATGTCGTGGTTGTCGCAACATCTGATGCGGTTCTTGTTGCGCATAAATCTCAAGCCCAGCGCGTCAAAGAAGCGGTGACAGCACTAAAGGCGCGTGGTGTCACACAAGCCGATCAATTTCCGATTGATCACCGCCCTTGGGGTTGGTTTGAAAGCCTCGTGATTGGCGAGCGGTTTCAGGTAAAACGGATTGTCGTACACCCTGGTGCTTCTCTTTCGCTCCAAAGCCATCACCACCGGTCGGAACATTGGATCGTCGTGCAAGGCACCGCGAGGGTGACCGTGGACAAGGACGTCAAGCTCGTCTCCGAAAACCAGTCCGTTTATATCCCGCTGGGTGCCGTGCACCGGATGGAAAACCCAGGCAAGGTACCAATGGTATTGATCGAAGTACAGACAGGCAGCTATCTGGGTGAAGACGACATCATCCGATACGAAGACATCTATGCGCGTGGCCAGGGAGCCAAGGGATAA
- a CDS encoding ActR/PrrA/RegA family redox response regulator transcription factor has protein sequence MTQLDIGPDKSLLLLDDDEPFLRRLAKAMEKRGFEVETADCVAAGSAIATARPPAYAVVDLRLGDGNGLDVVEILREKRPDARVVVLTGYGAIATAVAAVKIGATDYLSKPADANDITNALLTTGDDLPPPPENPMSADRVRWEHIQRVYELCDRNVSETARRLNMHRRTLQRILAKRSPK, from the coding sequence ATGACACAGCTAGATATCGGTCCGGACAAGAGCCTGCTCTTACTTGATGATGATGAACCATTTCTTCGCCGGCTTGCCAAGGCGATGGAAAAACGTGGGTTTGAAGTGGAAACCGCTGATTGTGTTGCCGCGGGTAGTGCTATTGCGACGGCACGCCCACCAGCCTATGCGGTTGTTGACCTACGGTTGGGTGATGGAAATGGCCTAGATGTTGTTGAAATCCTGCGTGAAAAGCGGCCCGATGCGAGGGTTGTCGTGCTGACTGGATATGGTGCAATCGCGACAGCTGTCGCAGCGGTGAAAATCGGAGCGACAGATTATCTGTCCAAACCGGCCGATGCGAATGACATTACCAATGCGCTGCTTACTACCGGTGATGATTTGCCGCCACCGCCAGAAAATCCAATGAGCGCTGACAGAGTGCGCTGGGAGCATATTCAGCGTGTCTATGAGTTGTGTGATCGTAACGTGTCCGAGACAGCCCGGCGGCTTAATATGCACCGGCGGACGCTTCAACGGATTTTGGCGAAACGCTCGCCAAAATAA
- a CDS encoding SCO family protein, with protein sequence MIRMIAIAAALLIGLGMIAMTVLTGGLASDDQYAQCRSTAVAGGADLGGPFELLNAQGEIVTDVDVITEPTLIYFGYTYCPDVCPLDVDRNASAVEIMAERGQSVTPVFITIDPARDTPQVVGEFAENMHPKMIGLTGSQEQIKAVSKAYRTYYSAHPPVDGEYLVDHSTFSYLVMPDEGFVEFFRREKTPEQLAESIGCFVDNM encoded by the coding sequence ATGATCCGTATGATAGCCATTGCCGCCGCCCTCTTAATTGGGCTTGGCATGATCGCCATGACAGTGCTCACGGGTGGACTGGCATCCGACGACCAATACGCGCAATGCCGTTCAACGGCCGTGGCTGGAGGCGCTGATCTAGGCGGTCCGTTTGAGCTTTTGAACGCGCAGGGTGAAATCGTGACAGATGTTGATGTCATCACAGAGCCGACGTTGATCTATTTTGGCTACACCTACTGCCCAGATGTTTGCCCGCTGGACGTCGACAGGAATGCATCCGCAGTGGAAATTATGGCCGAGCGCGGGCAATCGGTTACGCCGGTTTTCATCACCATTGATCCTGCGCGCGACACACCGCAGGTGGTTGGTGAGTTTGCAGAAAACATGCACCCCAAGATGATCGGGCTAACGGGATCGCAAGAACAAATCAAAGCAGTGAGCAAAGCCTACCGTACCTACTATAGCGCGCACCCCCCGGTGGATGGCGAGTACCTCGTTGATCACTCGACTTTCAGCTATTTGGTTATGCCTGATGAAGGCTTTGTTGAGTTCTTTCGCCGCGAAAAGACGCCTGAACAATTGGCTGAGAGCATCGGTTGTTTTGTTGATAATATGTAG
- the regB gene encoding sensor histidine kinase RegB, with the protein MTQATIRPLGGRMRANWIRLRTMIVLRWFAIAGQLIATTVAPLLYGLQLELGWCYFAIGASIIANLVATFIFPQNKRLSESENLAMIMFDLVQLSFLLFLTGGLNNPFVLLLLGPVTISAAALSLRSTIVLGGMAIVVVSILAVFHLPLHTEGGDTLAIPELFIFGHWIALIIAIVFTSAYSRRVTSEIHSMSDALAATQLALVREQKLTDLGGVVAAAAHELGTPLATIKLASAELVGELKGRPELLEDAVLIRDQTDRCRDILRDMGRAGKDDLHLRQAPLMTVIEGAADPHLDRGKKVIILHDESSGPETSQPAILRMPEIIHGLRNLVQNGVDFAETTVWIEARWSKQEITVRILDDGPGFPPHLLRRIGDPFMPRGKSTQTDPARPEYEGMGLGLFIAKTLLERSGARLSFANGAENTDAKSALSGAVVEVTWPRVKIDARDGATPIEYGQNQKITV; encoded by the coding sequence ATGACGCAGGCAACGATCCGGCCCCTTGGTGGGCGCATGCGGGCCAATTGGATTAGGTTGCGCACAATGATCGTTCTGCGGTGGTTCGCCATTGCGGGGCAATTGATTGCGACGACGGTTGCTCCCTTGCTTTATGGGTTACAGCTAGAGCTCGGGTGGTGTTATTTTGCCATCGGCGCGTCCATCATCGCTAACCTCGTCGCCACCTTTATCTTTCCCCAGAATAAACGGCTGTCCGAGAGTGAGAACCTCGCTATGATCATGTTTGATCTGGTGCAACTGAGCTTTCTTCTGTTCTTAACCGGTGGCCTGAACAATCCATTCGTATTGCTGCTGCTAGGGCCTGTCACGATATCGGCGGCAGCGCTGAGCTTGCGATCAACTATTGTCTTGGGCGGTATGGCCATTGTTGTCGTTTCAATACTGGCCGTTTTTCATTTGCCGCTGCACACCGAGGGTGGGGACACCCTGGCGATCCCGGAGCTTTTTATCTTTGGCCACTGGATCGCCCTGATTATTGCGATTGTCTTTACCAGTGCATATTCGCGCCGCGTCACGAGCGAAATCCACTCCATGTCTGACGCATTGGCCGCAACACAGTTGGCGTTGGTTCGAGAGCAAAAGCTGACCGACTTGGGCGGTGTGGTGGCTGCCGCGGCACATGAGTTGGGCACACCACTTGCGACAATCAAGCTGGCCAGCGCTGAATTGGTCGGCGAGTTGAAGGGCAGACCAGAGTTGCTAGAGGACGCCGTTCTGATCCGCGATCAAACCGACCGTTGCCGCGATATTCTGCGTGATATGGGCCGTGCGGGTAAAGATGATCTGCATTTGCGTCAGGCTCCCCTAATGACAGTGATCGAAGGCGCTGCGGATCCGCACTTGGATAGAGGCAAAAAGGTCATCATTTTGCATGACGAAAGCAGCGGACCTGAGACAAGCCAACCTGCTATCTTACGGATGCCAGAGATCATTCATGGGTTGCGCAACCTCGTACAAAATGGCGTGGATTTCGCAGAGACGACTGTCTGGATCGAAGCGCGCTGGTCGAAACAGGAGATAACGGTTCGGATATTGGATGACGGTCCGGGCTTTCCGCCACACCTCTTGCGCCGGATCGGTGATCCTTTCATGCCGCGCGGCAAATCGACACAAACTGACCCGGCTAGGCCTGAATATGAGGGGATGGGTTTGGGTCTTTTTATTGCCAAAACACTGCTTGAGCGGTCTGGCGCAAGACTGAGCTTTGCGAATGGTGCAGAGAATACAGATGCTAAATCTGCGCTTTCTGGAGCTGTGGTAGAAGTAACTTGGCCTCGCGTCAAGATTGATGCACGCGACGGCGCAACGCCTATTGAATACGGTCAAAACCAGAAAATCACCGTGTGA
- a CDS encoding PAS-domain containing protein: MPMFDLMIVVTGSLISAVIAIWWLNRITPAAEISAEAGAEGQVLLFEEGALHHATPDAQDRFSLEPGAHEWEDLRDKILKQVPDFPLRPGVAAFGETRVLIDGGGDVAISFRGPMTRVAFRDGPSETADLTELINLRAITTSNPQAVWQVCPQGRVTWHNFAYAALYRHATGTEPDPISPLFAVDIVGQKDAKEQRASLSIGEDGSLEWYQIHRTQMEGGAVIRATCLDAVVRAEKAQRNFVQTLAKTFAHLSIGLAIFDRKRQLAIFNPALIDLTNLSAEFLSGRPTMMSFFDLLRENRRMPEPKNYKNWRQEIAEVIAAANDGRYQETWSLETGQTYKVSGRPHPDGATAFLIEDISAEVTLARNFRAELDLGQCLLDTLSDGIVVFSQSGVLTFSNAAYGDMWGLNPEQSFANVTIGDSIKAWKEQASPNPMWQDVEDFVMGAADRYPWDMPVQIKGKNPMACQVVPVVSGATMIRFCLANQLPKLHQSVAQAKE, from the coding sequence ATGCCTATGTTCGATTTAATGATTGTTGTGACCGGATCACTCATTAGCGCCGTGATTGCGATTTGGTGGTTGAACCGCATAACACCTGCAGCAGAAATCTCTGCCGAGGCTGGAGCCGAAGGGCAGGTTTTGTTGTTCGAAGAAGGCGCACTGCACCATGCGACGCCTGATGCGCAGGACCGTTTTTCGCTGGAACCGGGTGCGCATGAATGGGAGGATCTACGCGATAAAATTCTCAAGCAAGTCCCTGATTTCCCGCTACGGCCCGGCGTTGCTGCCTTTGGTGAAACGCGCGTCCTGATCGATGGCGGCGGTGACGTTGCGATCAGTTTTCGTGGCCCCATGACACGGGTAGCGTTTCGAGATGGACCCTCAGAAACCGCAGATCTGACAGAGCTGATCAACCTTCGTGCGATCACTACAAGCAACCCTCAAGCCGTTTGGCAGGTCTGCCCTCAGGGGCGGGTGACTTGGCACAATTTTGCTTATGCAGCCCTCTATCGTCACGCAACAGGTACGGAACCTGACCCCATATCACCGCTCTTTGCCGTCGACATCGTCGGACAAAAAGACGCTAAAGAACAGCGCGCTTCACTGTCGATTGGTGAGGATGGGAGCCTTGAATGGTATCAAATTCACCGAACTCAGATGGAAGGTGGCGCGGTCATTCGCGCAACATGTCTGGATGCCGTTGTTCGCGCCGAAAAGGCCCAGCGTAATTTTGTGCAGACCCTCGCCAAGACCTTTGCGCATCTATCCATTGGTTTGGCAATTTTTGATCGCAAAAGGCAGCTAGCGATATTTAACCCAGCATTGATTGATCTTACAAACCTTTCGGCTGAGTTCCTTAGCGGGCGGCCGACGATGATGTCGTTCTTTGATCTGCTGCGGGAGAACCGGCGCATGCCAGAGCCGAAGAATTACAAAAACTGGCGTCAGGAAATTGCTGAAGTTATCGCAGCGGCCAATGATGGGCGCTATCAAGAAACCTGGTCGCTCGAGACGGGCCAAACCTATAAGGTCAGTGGGCGACCTCACCCGGATGGCGCAACTGCTTTCTTAATCGAAGATATCAGCGCAGAGGTGACCCTGGCGCGCAATTTCAGGGCCGAATTAGATTTGGGGCAATGCCTTCTTGATACACTAAGCGACGGTATCGTGGTTTTTTCGCAATCCGGCGTTCTGACTTTTTCTAATGCCGCTTATGGGGACATGTGGGGCCTCAATCCCGAACAGAGCTTTGCCAATGTGACGATTGGAGATTCCATTAAAGCGTGGAAAGAACAGGCCTCGCCGAACCCGATGTGGCAAGATGTCGAGGATTTCGTTATGGGTGCCGCGGACCGTTATCCATGGGACATGCCCGTCCAGATCAAAGGCAAAAACCCGATGGCGTGCCAAGTCGTTCCTGTTGTGTCTGGTGCGACAATGATCAGGTTTTGCCTAGCAAATCAGCTGCCCAAACTGCATCAATCTGTGGCGCAGGCAAAGGAATAG
- the tsaE gene encoding tRNA (adenosine(37)-N6)-threonylcarbamoyltransferase complex ATPase subunit type 1 TsaE, whose product MDTRHLSLTLDSADATNMHALTLAAHLSAGDTILLSGDVGAGKTHFARTLIQSLIHPPEDVPSPTFTLVQTYEGADCPIWHADLYRLSSTHEIEELGLFEAVDTAICLIEWPDRLGDLTPQEALLIGLQVGSTEDSRVMDVRWTHPKWDAKLVGWGKC is encoded by the coding sequence ATGGATACTCGCCACCTTTCTCTAACGCTCGACTCAGCTGATGCTACTAACATGCATGCTTTGACACTGGCCGCACATCTTTCGGCAGGCGATACTATTTTGCTGAGTGGTGATGTGGGTGCGGGCAAAACCCATTTCGCTCGCACATTGATCCAGTCCCTCATACATCCCCCGGAAGATGTTCCATCTCCGACCTTCACCCTCGTACAGACCTATGAAGGTGCGGATTGCCCAATCTGGCATGCGGACCTTTACCGTCTAAGCTCCACCCATGAGATCGAAGAGCTTGGTCTGTTTGAGGCCGTCGACACTGCGATTTGCCTGATAGAATGGCCGGACCGATTAGGCGACCTGACACCGCAAGAAGCGCTGTTGATTGGCTTGCAGGTTGGCTCGACTGAGGATAGCCGAGTTATGGACGTTCGCTGGACACATCCCAAATGGGACGCAAAATTGGTAGGCTGGGGAAAATGTTAG
- a CDS encoding aminoglycoside phosphotransferase family protein — MLDRSCQINQFVTASGWGNTPRRLVAGDASNRRYERLEKADGSTLILMDAPTEKGEDIRPFVAIARHLRAMGLSAPEIHFSDTDLGLLLIEDLGDALFARVVQATPTMERPIYDAAIDVLTAQHAAPAPDLAPYDAATMTPLAALAFHWYQLGTKDALDQTTLAEFEAKFRALLSPLDTAQRVLIQRDFHAENLLWLPDRKGVARVGLLDFQDAMSGHPAYDLVSVLQDARRDVDPELERAMIERYLDQNPQDRDAFISAYALLGLQRNLRILGVFARLCMRDGKAHYVDLIPRVWGHIQTNLRHPALGSLRPLIDTLPAPTEKILERLKAKCATVQKL; from the coding sequence ATGTTAGATCGTAGCTGCCAGATCAACCAGTTTGTGACCGCAAGTGGGTGGGGAAACACCCCGCGCAGGCTGGTTGCAGGCGACGCATCAAACCGTCGTTATGAAAGACTTGAAAAAGCCGATGGCAGCACGTTGATCCTTATGGATGCGCCGACGGAAAAAGGCGAAGATATTCGCCCTTTCGTCGCCATTGCAAGGCACTTGAGAGCAATGGGCCTTAGTGCTCCAGAAATCCACTTCAGCGACACCGATCTTGGTTTGCTGTTGATCGAAGACCTCGGTGATGCGCTCTTTGCGAGGGTTGTTCAGGCCACACCGACAATGGAACGTCCGATTTATGATGCTGCCATTGACGTGCTGACGGCCCAGCACGCGGCCCCTGCCCCAGATTTAGCTCCGTATGATGCAGCCACCATGACACCGTTAGCCGCGTTGGCATTTCACTGGTATCAACTGGGGACCAAGGATGCCCTAGATCAAACCACCTTGGCTGAATTCGAAGCGAAATTTCGCGCCCTCCTTTCCCCGCTTGATACCGCACAGCGCGTTTTAATTCAGCGCGATTTTCATGCTGAAAACCTACTTTGGCTTCCTGATCGAAAAGGCGTCGCGCGCGTAGGGCTCTTGGATTTTCAGGATGCTATGTCAGGTCACCCCGCCTACGATCTGGTGTCCGTTCTTCAAGATGCTCGCCGCGATGTGGATCCAGAGTTAGAGCGCGCAATGATTGAACGCTATCTCGATCAAAACCCACAGGATCGTGACGCATTTATTTCGGCATATGCCCTGCTTGGCCTTCAACGGAATCTACGTATTTTGGGTGTGTTCGCACGTCTATGCATGCGTGATGGCAAGGCGCATTACGTCGATCTGATCCCGCGTGTTTGGGGCCACATTCAAACCAACCTCCGCCATCCTGCACTTGGATCTCTGAGGCCGCTGATAGATACGCTACCTGCCCCCACGGAAAAGATACTCGAAAGGTTGAAGGCAAAATGCGCGACCGTCCAGAAGCTGTAA
- a CDS encoding nucleotidyltransferase family protein, whose product MRDRPEAVMMFAAGFGTRMKHLTANQPKPLIQVAGKPLIDHALDLTHAIQPKHLVANLHYKAEMLEDHLHPLNVETLTELPDILETGGGLRNALPLLGDGPVFTMNTDAIWRGANPLKLLLDAWDGSTMDALLIAVPPDQAVGYSGSGDFTIDIDGRLTRGPGLIYGGIQIIKTDLLATIPETAFSLNRIWDLMLERQRLFGLTYDGHWCDVGHPQGVALAENMLSRADV is encoded by the coding sequence ATGCGCGACCGTCCAGAAGCTGTAATGATGTTCGCTGCGGGCTTTGGCACACGCATGAAACACCTTACAGCCAATCAACCAAAGCCGTTGATACAGGTCGCCGGCAAACCCCTGATCGACCACGCACTTGATCTGACACACGCCATTCAGCCCAAACATCTCGTTGCGAACTTGCACTACAAGGCCGAGATGCTTGAAGATCACCTGCATCCCCTCAATGTGGAAACGTTGACCGAGCTGCCGGATATTCTTGAAACCGGAGGCGGGCTTCGCAATGCCCTGCCCTTGCTTGGCGATGGCCCCGTTTTTACCATGAACACGGATGCGATCTGGCGCGGCGCAAATCCGCTAAAGTTGCTTCTGGATGCGTGGGATGGGTCAACTATGGACGCGCTGCTGATTGCGGTCCCCCCTGATCAAGCGGTGGGTTATTCTGGCAGCGGGGACTTTACCATTGATATCGACGGGCGCCTGACGCGAGGGCCGGGCCTGATTTATGGTGGAATACAGATCATCAAAACTGACCTGCTTGCGACGATTCCGGAGACCGCTTTCTCACTCAATAGAATCTGGGATCTGATGCTGGAGAGACAGCGCTTGTTTGGTCTGACCTATGATGGTCACTGGTGCGATGTTGGTCATCCTCAGGGCGTGGCTCTTGCGGAAAACATGCTGAGTAGAGCCGATGTTTGA